A portion of the Gossypium arboreum isolate Shixiya-1 chromosome 8, ASM2569848v2, whole genome shotgun sequence genome contains these proteins:
- the LOC108469893 gene encoding V-type proton ATPase subunit a1-like: MERIEKLIDNLPPMDLMRSEKMTLVQLIIPVESAHRAISYLGELGLLQFRDLNSERSPFQRTFVNQVKRCGEMSRKLRFFKDQISKAGLLSSVHPVVEPDLELEELEIQLAEHEHELIEMNSNSEKLRVTYNELLEFKLVLQKACGFLLPSSNHAVAEERELTENIYSNDDYVETASLLEQETRPADQSGLRFISGIICKSKALRFERMLFRATRGNMLFNQAPAGEEIMDPLSAEMVEKTVFVVHFSGEQARTKILKICEAFGANCYPVPDDISKQRQITREVSSHLSELETTLDAGIRHRNKALTSIGYHLTQWTSMVRREKAVYDTLNMLNFDVTKKCLVGEGWCPIFAKAQIQEALQRATFDSSSQVGIIFHVMDAVESPPTYFRTNHFTNAYQEIVDAYGVARYQEANPAVYTVVTFPFLFAVMFGDWGHGICLLLGALVLIAREGRLSTQKLGSFMEMLFGGRYVLLLMSLFSIYCGLIYNEFFSVPFHIFGGSAYKCRDVTCSDAKSAGLIKFRDPYPFGVDPSWRGSRSELPFLNSLKMKMSILLGVAQMNLGIILSYFNARFFRSSLDIRYQFVPQMIFLNSLFGYLSLLIIIKWCTGSQADLYHVMIYMFLSPTDDLGENELFWGQRPLQIVLLLLALVAVPWMLFPKPFILKKLHSERFQGRTYGLLGSSEFDLDVEPDSARDHHEEFNFSEVFVHQMIHSIEFVLGAVSNTASYLRLWALSLAHSELSTVFYEKVLLLAWGYDNIVIRLIGLAVFAFATAFILLMMETLSAFLHALRLHWVEFQNKFYHGDGYKFKPFSFALITDDDD, from the exons atggaAAGAATAGAAAAGCTCATAGATAACTTGCCGCCGATGGATCTGATGCGGTCGGAGAAAATGACGCTCGTTCAACTCATTATTCCCGTCGAGTCTGCTCACCGAGCCATTTCTTATCTCGGTGAACTCGGTCTTCTCCAGTTTCGTGAT CTAAACTCTGAGAGAAGTCCTTTCCAACGAACATTTGTTAATCAG GTGAAGCGTTGTGGAGAAATGTCAAGGAAGCTACGCTTTTTCAAAGATCAAATTAGTAAAGCTGGTCTACTATCTTCAGTACACCCTGTTGTGGAACCAGATCTAGAATTGGAGGAATTAGAG ATACAACTTGCTGAGCATGAGCACGAACTGATTGAAATGAACTCCAACAGCGAGAAACTTCGAGTTACATACAATGAGCTCCTTGAGTTCAAGTTGGTTTTGCAAAAG GCATGTGGTTTTCTTTTGCCAAGTAGTAACCATGCAGTTGCTGAGGAAAGGGAATTAACTGAGAATATATACTCAAATGATGATTATGTTGAGACAGCATCATTACTTGAACAG GAAACGAGGCCTGCAGACCAATCTGGTTTGAGATTCATCAGTGGGATTATTTGTAAGTCCAAGGCTCTTAGATTTGAGAGGATGCTATTTCGTGCTACCAGAGGGAATATGCTTTTTAATCAGGCACCGGCTGGTGAAGAAATTATGGATCCTCTGTCTGCTGAAATG GTTGAGAAAACAGTATTTGTGGTTCATTTCTCTGGGGAACAGGCAAGGACAAAGATTTTGAAAATTTGTGAAGCATTTGGTGCTAATTGCTATCCTGTCCCTGATGACATTAGTAAACAAAGGCAAATAACTAGAGAA GTCTCATCACATCTTTCTGAATTGGAGACCACATTGGATGCTGGTATTCGCCATCGAAATAAAGCTCTGACCTCAATTGGATACCATCTAACACAATGGACGAGTATG GTACGAAGGGAAAAAGCTGTATATGATACATTGAATATGTTGAATTTTGATGTTACTAAGAAATGTCTTGTTGGGGAGGGATGGTGCCCTATATTTGCAAAAGCCCAG ATTCAAGAAGCATTGCAACGGGCAACATTTGATAGCAGTTCACAAGTAGGTATAATTTTTCATGTGATGGATGCTGTGGAATCACCTCCTACATATTTCAGAACAAACCATTTCACAAATGCATATCAAGAGATTGTTGATGCATATGG TGTTGCAAGATATCAGGAGGCAAATCCTGCCGTTTACACTGTTGttacttttccttttctttttgcgGTGATGTTTGGTGATTGGGGTCATGGAATATGCTTGTTATTGGGAGCATTGGTCCTTATAGCTCGAGAAGGCAGGCTCAGCACTCAG AAGCTTGGAAGTTTTATGGAAATGCTATTTGGGGGGCGATATGTACTCCTTTTAATGTCACTCTTTTCAATTTATTGTGGGTTGATTTACAACGAGTTCTTCTCTGTTCCCTTTCACATATTTGGTGGTTCTGCTTACAAATGCCGAGATGTTACCTGCAG TGATGCAAAGTCTGCTGGTTTGATTAAATTTCGTGATCCGTATCCATTTGGTGTGGATCCAAGCTGGCGCGGAAGTCGTTCGGAGTTGCCTTTTCTGAACTCTCTTAAAATGAAGATGTCAATTTTGCTAGGTGTGGCACAGATGAACCTAGgaattattttaagttatttcaaTGCTCGTTTTTTCCGCAGCTCCCTGGATATTAG GTATCAGTTTGTGCCACAGATGATATTCCTCAACTCCCTTTTTGGGTATCTTTCATTGCTCATTATAATTAAGTGGTGCACTGGTTCTCAAGCAGACCTTTATCATGTGATGATCTATATGTTTTTGAGTCCCACTGATGATCTTGGTGAAAACGAGTTGTTTTGGGGCCAGAGACCACTTCAG ATTGTATTGCTGCTTTTGGCATTAGTTGCGGTTCCATGGATGCTTTTTCCTAAACCTTTTATTTTGAAGAAGCTTCATTCTGAG AGATTTCAAGGTCGCACCTATGGCTTGCTTGGTTCCTCTGAGTTTGATCTTGATGTGGAACCCGATTCTGCTCGGGACCATCATGAGGAGTTCAACTTTAGTGAGGTTTTTGTGCACCAAATGATACACTCCATCGAGTTTGTTCTGGGTGCTGTCTCGAACACGGCATCATATCTTCGACTTTGGGCTTTGAG CTTGGCACACTCAGAATTATCAACCGTTTTCTATGAGAAAGTCCTACTACTCGCTTGGGG GTACGACAACATCGTCATTCGGTTAATAGGGCTAGCCGTGTTTGCTTTCGCAACTGCTTTCATACTACTCATGATGGAGACCCTCAGTGCTTTCCTTCACGCTTTACGGCTTCACTGGGTGGAATTCCAAAACAAATTCTACCACGGTGATGGGTACAAGTTCAAACCTTTCTCATTTGCCTTGATAACAGATGACGATGATTAG
- the LOC108470268 gene encoding uncharacterized protein LOC108470268 isoform X1 codes for METTNFKRIKHGFFPEIVNREMRISSPQTFSRHFSSSQVIVEKIDLYGKLNGHEGCVNTVEFNFNGDILVSGSDDKHVMLWNWATKTKTLCYASGHLDNIFQARIMPLTDDKRIITSSADGQVRLGEILDNGQVKTGRLGKHQGRVHSLAVEPGSPHIFFSCGEDGLVQHYDLRCGSALKLFHCFSFKETNSPPLNIRLNAIIIDPRNPNYFAIGGSDEYARVYDIRRYQSDGSNVSDEHVNLFCPRHLFHSNHVHITGLAYSKASELLVSYNDELIYLFQENMGLGPSPLSLESETQLRNEEPQVYAGHRNSRTVKGVSFFGPKDEYVMSGSDCGHIFIWRKKGAKLVRVMVGDRRIVNHLEPHPCMPFLATCGFDKDVKLWAPMAGDAPALPENLKKITESNRQNREDQSPATLAPDVIMHVVRLQRRQMFEYVERRYSRPDLESDEEDGDEDYISGLTNDITFSEEYPGELTAVNDFSLPERSQLGKLVFAYRMNAYGYSKYYFFHLDSATIYKQFSIVR; via the exons ATGGAGACGACAAATTTCAAGAGAATCAAACATGGTTTTTTCCCAGAAATCGTCAACCGTGAAATGAGAATTTCTTCCCCACAAACTTTTTCTCGCCATTTCTCTTCTTCACAG GTTATAGTAGAAAAAATCGATCTTTATGGGAAACTAAATGGCCATGAAGGATGTGTAAACACTGTGGAATTCAACTTTAATGGTGATATCTTGGTTTCAGGTTCTGATGATAAGCATGTTATGTTATGGAATTGGGCAACTAAAACCAAAACACTTTGTTATGCTTCTGGTCACTTAGACAATATATTTCAAGCTAGAATTATGCCTTTAACTGATGATAAGAGGATAATCACTTCTTCTGCTGATGGTCAG GTGAGGCTTGGAGAGATTTTGGACAATGGTCAAGTTAAGACAGGAAGGTTGGGAAAGCACCAAGGTCGTGTACACAGCCTTGCTGTCGAGCCAGGAAGTCCGCACATATTTTTTAGTTGTGGTGAAGACGGCTTAGTTCAACAT TATGATCTGCGATGTGGTTCAGCTTTGAAGCTATTCCATTGCTTCTCATTCAAAGAAACTAACAGTCCGCCTTTAAACATAAGGTTAAACGCCATTATAATTGATCCAAGGAATCCAAATTACTTTGCTATTGGAGGTTCCGATGAATATGCACGCGTCTATGATATCAGAAGATATCAGTCGGATGGATCTAATGTTTCGGATGAACATGTGAACTTATTTTGCCCTCGCCATCTGTTTCACTCTAACCATGTTCATATTACAGGATTAGCTTATTCTAAAGCAAGTGAACTACTTGTTTCTTATAATGATGAGCTGATTTATTTATTCCAAGAGAACATGGGGCTCGGACCTTCTCCGTTATCTCTTGAGTCTGAAACTCAGTTGAGAAATGAGGAACCGCAAGTTTATGCGGGTCATAGAAACTCACGAACCGTCAAAGGAGTGAGTTTTTTTGGTCCCAAAGATGAATATGTGATGAGTGGTTCTGATTGTGGGCATATATTTATTTGGAGGAAGAAGGGTGCTAAGCTTGTTCGAGTAATGGTAGGTGATCGGCGTATAGTAAATCATCTTGAGCCTCATCCGTGCATGCCATTTTTAGCTACATGTGGATTTGATAAAGATGTAAAGCTTTGGGCTCCTATGGCTGGTGATGCTCCTGCACTTCCTGAAAACTTGAAGAAG ATTACGGAATCTAATAGACAGAATAGAGAGGACCAGTCCCCGGCAACACTTGCCCCTGATGTTATAATGCATGTTGTCCGCCTACAGAGGCGGCAGATGTTTGAATATGTTGAAAGAAGGTATAGTAGACCTGATCTTgaaagtgatgaagaagatggggATGAAGATTATATTTCAGGGCTCACAAATGACATCACATTTTCGGAAGAGTATCCTG GGGAGCTAACAGCGGTGAATGATTTTTCTCTCCCAGAACGGAGTCAGCTCGGGAAACTAGTGTTTGCATACAGAATGAATGCTTACGGGTATTCCAAATATTATTTCTTCCATCTTGATAGTGCCACGATCTACAAACAATTCTCCATTGTCAGATGA
- the LOC108470268 gene encoding uncharacterized protein LOC108470268 isoform X2, with protein METTNFKRIKHGFFPEIVNREMRISSPQTFSRHFSSSQVIVEKIDLYGKLNGHEGCVNTVEFNFNGDILVSGSDDKHVMLWNWATKTKTLCYASGHLDNIFQARIMPLTDDKRIITSSADGQVRLGEILDNGQVKTGRLGKHQGRVHSLAVEPGSPHIFFSCGEDGLVQHYDLRCGSALKLFHCFSFKETNSPPLNIRLNAIIIDPRNPNYFAIGGSDEYARVYDIRRYQSDGSNVSDEHVNLFCPRHLFHSNHVHITGLAYSKASELLVSYNDELIYLFQENMGLGPSPLSLESETQLRNEEPQVYAGHRNSRTVKGVSFFGPKDEYVMSGSDCGHIFIWRKKGAKLVRVMVGDRRIVNHLEPHPCMPFLATCGFDKDVKLWAPMAGDAPALPENLKKITESNRQNREDQSPATLAPDVIMHVVRLQRRQMFEYVERRYSRPDLESDEEDGDEDYISGLTNDITFSEEYPGENLGDCKIS; from the exons ATGGAGACGACAAATTTCAAGAGAATCAAACATGGTTTTTTCCCAGAAATCGTCAACCGTGAAATGAGAATTTCTTCCCCACAAACTTTTTCTCGCCATTTCTCTTCTTCACAG GTTATAGTAGAAAAAATCGATCTTTATGGGAAACTAAATGGCCATGAAGGATGTGTAAACACTGTGGAATTCAACTTTAATGGTGATATCTTGGTTTCAGGTTCTGATGATAAGCATGTTATGTTATGGAATTGGGCAACTAAAACCAAAACACTTTGTTATGCTTCTGGTCACTTAGACAATATATTTCAAGCTAGAATTATGCCTTTAACTGATGATAAGAGGATAATCACTTCTTCTGCTGATGGTCAG GTGAGGCTTGGAGAGATTTTGGACAATGGTCAAGTTAAGACAGGAAGGTTGGGAAAGCACCAAGGTCGTGTACACAGCCTTGCTGTCGAGCCAGGAAGTCCGCACATATTTTTTAGTTGTGGTGAAGACGGCTTAGTTCAACAT TATGATCTGCGATGTGGTTCAGCTTTGAAGCTATTCCATTGCTTCTCATTCAAAGAAACTAACAGTCCGCCTTTAAACATAAGGTTAAACGCCATTATAATTGATCCAAGGAATCCAAATTACTTTGCTATTGGAGGTTCCGATGAATATGCACGCGTCTATGATATCAGAAGATATCAGTCGGATGGATCTAATGTTTCGGATGAACATGTGAACTTATTTTGCCCTCGCCATCTGTTTCACTCTAACCATGTTCATATTACAGGATTAGCTTATTCTAAAGCAAGTGAACTACTTGTTTCTTATAATGATGAGCTGATTTATTTATTCCAAGAGAACATGGGGCTCGGACCTTCTCCGTTATCTCTTGAGTCTGAAACTCAGTTGAGAAATGAGGAACCGCAAGTTTATGCGGGTCATAGAAACTCACGAACCGTCAAAGGAGTGAGTTTTTTTGGTCCCAAAGATGAATATGTGATGAGTGGTTCTGATTGTGGGCATATATTTATTTGGAGGAAGAAGGGTGCTAAGCTTGTTCGAGTAATGGTAGGTGATCGGCGTATAGTAAATCATCTTGAGCCTCATCCGTGCATGCCATTTTTAGCTACATGTGGATTTGATAAAGATGTAAAGCTTTGGGCTCCTATGGCTGGTGATGCTCCTGCACTTCCTGAAAACTTGAAGAAG ATTACGGAATCTAATAGACAGAATAGAGAGGACCAGTCCCCGGCAACACTTGCCCCTGATGTTATAATGCATGTTGTCCGCCTACAGAGGCGGCAGATGTTTGAATATGTTGAAAGAAGGTATAGTAGACCTGATCTTgaaagtgatgaagaagatggggATGAAGATTATATTTCAGGGCTCACAAATGACATCACATTTTCGGAAGAGTATCCTGGTGAGAACTTAGGAGATTGCAAGATCAGCTAA
- the LOC128279362 gene encoding protein NRT1/ PTR FAMILY 2.6-like, translated as METEEDSKVNSWRLCSVQQVEDFKNLLRIFPLLSSGVLMCTTLPVISTLTILQTLTLDRRLGPDMKVPAGSMIVFILTSTAINLTLIDRFLFPLWQKMTLRSPMPLHRIGLGHLFNMTGMAVASLVESRRLKLAQTHSVLDHPGSVVPMFVLWLVPQLILVGLGEAFHYPGQVTLYYQEFPKPLKSTAAAMISVVVGFAYYLSTTVIDLVRRVTTWLPDDINNGRLGNVYLMFAMMQMLNFFYFLFCAKCYKYHSVEGGNKNSDDESSKS; from the coding sequence ATGGAAACCGAGGAGGACAGCAAGGTAAATTCATGGAGACTATGCTCCGTACAACAAGTTGAGGATTTTAAAAACCTGTTGCGAATTTTCCCGTTACTGTCGAGTGGCGTATTAATGTGCACGACACTGCCGGTTATAAGCACCTTAACAATCCTCCAAACTCTAACCCTCGATCGCCGTCTCGGGCCAGATATGAAAGTCCCAGCAGGGTCAATGATAGTGTTCATATTAACCTCAACAGCTATCAACCTCACATTGATTGATCGGTTCCTTTTTCCGCTATGGCAGAAGATGACCTTAAGATCGCCGATGCCCCTTCACCGTATTGGACTCGGTCACTTATTTAACATGACAGGTATGGCTGTTGCTTCCTTGGTGGAATCAAGAAGGCTAAAACTGGCTCAAACCCATAGTGTTTTGGACCATCCAGGGTCCGTTGTCCCTATGTTTGTACTATGGTTAGTGCCCCAACTAATCTTGGTTGGACTCGGTGAAGCATTTCATTATCCAGGACAAGTCACGTTGTATTACCAAGAATTTCCGAAGCCGTTGAAAAGCACCGCAGCAGCAATGATTTCAGTTGTCGTTGGATTCGCCTACTATCTAAGCACCACCGTGATTGATTTGGTTCGAAGGGTCACGACGTGGCTGCCAGATGATATAAACAACGGGAGACTCGGGAATGTGTATTTGATGTTTGCAATGATGCAGATGTTGAACTTCTTTTATTTCCTGTTTTGTGCAAAGTGTTATAAGTATCATAGTGTGGAGGGAGGAAATAAAAACAGTGATGATGAGAGTTCTAAAAGCTGA
- the LOC108468581 gene encoding putative protein NRT1/ PTR FAMILY 2.2 isoform X2 — translation MDGGGEEVSSDGEGQMLPDSARKRGGWATFPFIAGALIGSSIAVSGWANNLIVYMIEKFHVRSIDATQTFNIVAASTSLLPMVAAILADSFLGCFSVIWISSLISILGIILIALTAMLDPLRAQPCQHGSASCPTPSKVQFCILYSGIALAAVGVAGTRFTIAAIGANQFDNSKDQRVFFNWFAVTLYASMVLGATVIVYIEENVSWVFGYWLCVAVNVIGLVVFLSGKRYYRHIKPQGSPFLSLAHVVVATIVKRKVSLSSRAEDYYHKEDGPREKPVSLPSRSFSNLEVIC, via the exons ATGGATGGTGGTGGTGAAGAAGTTTCCAGTGACGGAGAAGGTCAAATGTTGCCGGATTCCGCTCGTAAACGTGGTGGCTGGGCTACTTTCCCCTTCATTGCTG gggCACTAATAGGATCAAGCATAGCAGTATCAGGATGGGCAAACAACTTGATTGTGTACATGATTGAAAAATTCCATGTGAGAAGCATTGATGCAACCCAAACATTCAACATTGTAGCTGCTTCTACAAGTTTACTTCCTATGGTTGCTGCAATCCTTGCCGATTCTTTCCTCGGTTGCTTTTCTGTCATCTGGATCTCATCTCTTATCTCGATCCTG GGTATTATCCTAATAGCTTTAACGGCTATGCTTGATCCCTTAAGGGCTCAACCATGTCAACACGGATCAGCATCGTGCCCGACACCATCAAAAGTTCAATTCTGTATACTTTACTCAGGCATAGCATTAGCCGCGGTAGGTGTGGCGGGCACACGTTTCACCATCGCAGCCATCGGAGCCAACCAATTCGACAATTCGAAGGATCAAAGGGTGTTCTTCAATTGGTTCGCCGTCACTTTGTACGCATCGATGGTGTTAGGTGCGACGGTGATTGTGTACATTGAGGAAAATGTGAGTTGGGTGTTCGGGTACTGGTTGTGTGTTGCGGTGAATGTTATCGGGTTAGTCGTTTTTTTATCGGGGAAACGTTATTATCGACACATAAAGCCTCAGGGAAGCCCATTCTTGAGCCTTGCACATGTTGTTGTTGCCACAATTGTTAAGAGAAAAGTGTCTCTTTCATCTAGAGCTGAAGATTATTACCATAAAGAAGATGGTCCTAGGGAGAAACCAGTTTCATTGCCTTCTAGAAGCTTCAG CAACTTGGAAGTCATATGTTAG
- the LOC108468581 gene encoding putative protein NRT1/ PTR FAMILY 2.2 isoform X1, with amino-acid sequence MDGGGEEVSSDGEGQMLPDSARKRGGWATFPFIAGALIGSSIAVSGWANNLIVYMIEKFHVRSIDATQTFNIVAASTSLLPMVAAILADSFLGCFSVIWISSLISILGIILIALTAMLDPLRAQPCQHGSASCPTPSKVQFCILYSGIALAAVGVAGTRFTIAAIGANQFDNSKDQRVFFNWFAVTLYASMVLGATVIVYIEENVSWVFGYWLCVAVNVIGLVVFLSGKRYYRHIKPQGSPFLSLAHVVVATIVKRKVSLSSRAEDYYHKEDGPREKPVSLPSRSFRYLIYLFQNLIFS; translated from the exons ATGGATGGTGGTGGTGAAGAAGTTTCCAGTGACGGAGAAGGTCAAATGTTGCCGGATTCCGCTCGTAAACGTGGTGGCTGGGCTACTTTCCCCTTCATTGCTG gggCACTAATAGGATCAAGCATAGCAGTATCAGGATGGGCAAACAACTTGATTGTGTACATGATTGAAAAATTCCATGTGAGAAGCATTGATGCAACCCAAACATTCAACATTGTAGCTGCTTCTACAAGTTTACTTCCTATGGTTGCTGCAATCCTTGCCGATTCTTTCCTCGGTTGCTTTTCTGTCATCTGGATCTCATCTCTTATCTCGATCCTG GGTATTATCCTAATAGCTTTAACGGCTATGCTTGATCCCTTAAGGGCTCAACCATGTCAACACGGATCAGCATCGTGCCCGACACCATCAAAAGTTCAATTCTGTATACTTTACTCAGGCATAGCATTAGCCGCGGTAGGTGTGGCGGGCACACGTTTCACCATCGCAGCCATCGGAGCCAACCAATTCGACAATTCGAAGGATCAAAGGGTGTTCTTCAATTGGTTCGCCGTCACTTTGTACGCATCGATGGTGTTAGGTGCGACGGTGATTGTGTACATTGAGGAAAATGTGAGTTGGGTGTTCGGGTACTGGTTGTGTGTTGCGGTGAATGTTATCGGGTTAGTCGTTTTTTTATCGGGGAAACGTTATTATCGACACATAAAGCCTCAGGGAAGCCCATTCTTGAGCCTTGCACATGTTGTTGTTGCCACAATTGTTAAGAGAAAAGTGTCTCTTTCATCTAGAGCTGAAGATTATTACCATAAAGAAGATGGTCCTAGGGAGAAACCAGTTTCATTGCCTTCTAGAAGCTTCAGGTATTTGAtctatttatttcaaaatttgataTTCTCGTGA
- the LOC108468580 gene encoding uncharacterized protein LOC108468580, which produces MTMKMTIAYVYCSHCLHYSKAAIEANFFSCSSCGKLVNEVNVKGNPDSVVKKKSKFPRFKRTKKNSMKIKDTIPITVHQILLGNDRHQSVHPLLLFISIQLILFCSYIMLECLF; this is translated from the exons ATGACGATGAAGATGACAATCGCTTACGTTTACTGTTCTCACTGTCTCCACTATTCCAAAGCAGCCATTGAAGCTAACTTCTT TTCTTGTTCTAGTTGTGGAAAATTGGTGAACGAGGTCAATGTAAAGGGAAATCCAGATTCGGTTGTAAAGAAGAAATCCAAATTTCCAAGGTTTAAAAGAACCAAAAAGAACTCCATGAAAATTAAAG ACACTATTCCGATCACCGTTCACCAGATCCTTCTAGGCAACGACCGACATCAATCAGTTCATCCACTCTTACTATTCATCTCGATACAATTGATACTATTTTGTTCTTATATTATGCTTGaatgtttattttga